From the genome of Ascaphus truei isolate aAscTru1 chromosome 15, aAscTru1.hap1, whole genome shotgun sequence:
GGTGGCTGCGTCTCTGCAATGCAGTGCTCCTCTATACCTAAGGATAAGGATCTGGTAAAAGAGATTCATGGAAACAACATAAGATTAAGACTTTCCTTTGAAAGCAGAAGAAATCCTAATCACCTATTCTGATGCATCAAAGATAAAGCAACTTGTAGAAGACTACTGCATTTTGTGATCTATGTTGGTAATCACATCGGAGAAACTGTTACTAGAAATGTGCTCCTTCTGACTCACCCCTCACAACCTGTGTGCACAATGAATACATCAAACGAGATTTTCAGCCTTCAGCCTGGGCTGCTTAATGCCACTCTGGACATTAATGAAACAATTTTGCTGGGCAACTTAAGCCGAATTGGATTCTGTGAGCAAGTCCTCATTAAGACTGAGGTCTTCTTAACACTGGGGATTATCAGCCTGCTTGAAAACATTCTCGTTATCCTTGCAATACTAAAGAACAAAAACCTCCACTCCCCGATGTACTTTTTCCTTTGCAGCCTTGCGGTGGCAGACATGCTCGTGAGTGTGTCAAATGCCCTGGAGACTATCGTGATTGCGGTTCAAAATAAGTACCTCGCCATAGGCGaccatctcctccagcacctggaCAACGTCTTTGACTCTATGATTTGTATTTCTTTGGTAGCCTCCATTTGCAACCTCTTGGTCATTGCCATTGACAGGTATATCACTATCTTCTATGCCTTGCGTTACCACAGCATCATGACGGTGAAAAAAGCCATAGCCCTGATCGTGACCATCTGGATGTCTTGTATCATTTGTGGCATTGTGTTCATTGTCTATTCCGAAAGCAAAACGGTCATTGTGTGTCTCATCACTATGTTCTTCACGATGCTCGTCCTCATGGCCACCATGTATGTCCACATGTTCTTGTTTGCCCGTCTACACATGAAAAGGATTGCCGCCCTCCCCGTAGATGGCGTGGTCCAACAGAGGACTTGTATGAAAGGGGCCATTACCATAACCATACTGCTTGGGGTCTTTGTGGTGTgctgggcaccctttttcctgcacCTCATCCTTATCATTTCATGTCCTTCCAACTCTTACTGTGTTTGCTACACCTCTTACTTTAACACATACTTGATCTTGATCATGTGTAATTCAGTGATCGATCCACTGATTTATGCTTTCCGCAGTCTGGAGATGAGGAAGACTTTCAAGGAAATTATATGCTGTTACGGAATGCATTTTGGAAAGTGTGGCTAGTCTTAGCCCTTCTATAGGAGAAGGGCTTGGGAATGTTCCTCCAGGACAGGAATGTTCATGTACCGTCTCATATCATCCCAATATATTTGGGAAGATCACTTTATTTAAATGAGCTTGTCATGTTCACAGGATAATATTTATACCTCCCTGAAAATCTGAACATGCTGCACTCTGTATGAATACTGTGTATCTCTATGTTCCCACAGTTTACTGCCCTTAGATACAATTCTAAAGTAgccccaacacatacacacacaactctcACTGGATGGGTTATGCATCTATCCTTTTCTAGTTTAGAACCAGAGAGATTCCTACCCAGCAGTAAAGTGTTTCATTTCGGATGAAAGGTTCAATGAAGATTGAGCAGCCACTGTAATTATTGAAATAATATTATTACAGTaactataatacagtatatgtgtcaCTAGGAGCTTTAAATAGCATGCAGTATTACCCAGCATTACTCTATATCGTAGCATGTTCCCAATGTatacaggcttttttttttttttgtattttggatAATGATCCTTTCAGAAGCTTTGTGTACATTACACAGCAGAGTGTATTCAAGACATTTGACTTTCTTTAGCTGCATACGCATTTAATTAAACTTTGTCCAATTAAGAATTACCACTACCCAGGGACATTCTATTCATATACTCATAATAATTGCTTAAAGACACTTTGATGTCAGAGCTATAGAATCCTAACACATTTTACATAGGATGGCTAATGTTTGCAGTGCACTCTCATAATAATCTGCAATCTATTTTATATCACACAGGGGTGAAAGGACGTGTCCAAAATCACCCAGAGCCGATGCCATGTCGTAACCCTATCCATGTCAGCAACATCCCATGCATTCCACTCCCATGTAAATGATGCTTTCTCTGCATGCATTTTTACTAAATATTTGAATCCTACTAATTGGTGCTAATTgctaaaggggggtgggggggctttaTGACAACTCATATTTAGcagatatttttttatattaagcAAAGGAAAGAAATATCAAACCAAAACACAAAATGTTATCCAACTTATTGTCAAACCCCAATATCTTTTCAAATGTTCCTGTAATCAACCTCATCCCCTTCCCCTAAATTCCATgggagttaaagctgcagttcaggctcccatttttttttttattactatttatttttttaacttcaatagtttcacgtgggcaatctctacttacctaaaaaaaactgcatagctgccggtcaattcgttctccgtctattgatcggcaaagtttggcgacatctttaaatatggggaatgtaaatcgttgctataggaacaagcatgcttgttaaaatagaatacaagaaaattggtctttcaaagttgtttttttttttttaaacagaaaatgctaaaagtattttttcttactacag
Proteins encoded in this window:
- the MC3R gene encoding melanocortin receptor 3, with the protein product MNTSNEIFSLQPGLLNATLDINETILLGNLSRIGFCEQVLIKTEVFLTLGIISLLENILVILAILKNKNLHSPMYFFLCSLAVADMLVSVSNALETIVIAVQNKYLAIGDHLLQHLDNVFDSMICISLVASICNLLVIAIDRYITIFYALRYHSIMTVKKAIALIVTIWMSCIICGIVFIVYSESKTVIVCLITMFFTMLVLMATMYVHMFLFARLHMKRIAALPVDGVVQQRTCMKGAITITILLGVFVVCWAPFFLHLILIISCPSNSYCVCYTSYFNTYLILIMCNSVIDPLIYAFRSLEMRKTFKEIICCYGMHFGKCG